The nucleotide window CTCACGTTTATGAAGTAATAGTCGTCGATCTCTTACTGCTTCAGGCCCTTCGAAACCAGTGTGAGAATAAGGGCTTATATGTACACCAACAATCCATGCCTGTCCTTTCCGGATCACGACATAAGCTTCTTTTAAATTGGCATTACCTTCCCTGAGGCTTTTGACCTCACTTCCCAATAATTCAATACCGGCTTCGAATTTATCCAATATATGATATTCGTGGTAGGCTTTGCGATTGGTGGCGGCAATCTGTTTATTCATAGGCAAATTTCTGACGGCAAAAATACGGAATTAGCCTTTGTCTATACAAGTTTATTCCTTGCCGAATCTATATCCAAAAATGTAATTTTAAAGTACTGTTTTATGCCCGGGTGGCGGAATTGGTAGACGCGCACGGTTCAGGTCCGTGTG belongs to Candidatus Neomarinimicrobiota bacterium and includes:
- the smpB gene encoding SsrA-binding protein SmpB; translated protein: MNKQIAATNRKAYHEYHILDKFEAGIELLGSEVKSLREGNANLKEAYVVIRKGQAWIVGVHISPYSHTGFEGPEAVRDRRLLLHKREIDKIKLSLDQKGLTAVPLQIYFNTKGWAKLEVGIAKGKKTYDKKASIRERDIKRDTQRELRNR